Below is a genomic region from Leptotrichia shahii.
TTTATTTTCCAAATGAAGACGAGCGATTTGCAAAAGTGTCGTGGGCAATAAACAATAAAGGAAGTGGAAGATTTAGCGATTATACCAAAAGAAATTTCCAGGTTAATCAGAGTGATTTTAATTTTAGCTTGAATTTAAACACTTTTGAAGTGAAAACAGCTGAAAAATACAGTGTGGAATCACCAAATATAGTTGAAAATGCAGATAATTTTGTAAATAAGGCTAATCAGAACATGATAGTGGCTTCGAATAATTATTTGGGGATAGAGTCGATTGGAGATGCTGATTTTTATGGCTCTAAGATAAATATTATTGGAAAAGAAAAGGAAATAACAATGGAATCATTAAGTTCAGATGTAAGAATTAAAGGGAAAAAAGTTCATAGCAATTAATAGACCTATTCGATAGCCATACAAACTTAGAATTTAATAAAATAAATATTCTAAAGCAAGAGGCCTTGACTCCTTATAGAGATAAAAAGAACTTAGATTATCGGACATATCTAAAATAAAAAATACAGGAGAATAATAAATACAGGAGAATAATAAGGTTAGTTAAAACTTACTATTCTTCCTGTATTAAAAGGATTTTAGTATAATTTATTTTTTTCTTTTGTTTCTTATAAATTGTATAAAAGTTATAATTTCCTGTTTTTCTGTATCTGTGTAGTTTTGGGAGTTTAAGACATATTCATCTAAATCATCATCTGGAATTAAATCAGTTTGCCGATTTAAGAAATAACTTGTGATTGCTCCTGTAATCATTCCAAAAGTTCCCATTCCAATCAGTATCAGAAAAATAGCAATTATTCTTCCAATAAATGTATGCGGATAGACATCTCCATAACCAACAGTAGTTGCAGTTACAAAAGCCCACCATAGGCTATTAAAATAAGAGAGTTTTTCGACATAGGAAACTATTAGGGCAGATACTATGATTCCAAGTACAGCAAATATTAACAAATAAATAAGTCCATTTGCTCTCAAGATTTTTTTTATTTTTTTGTAGAATTTTTTTACAGACAAATAAGCTTTTGTCAGTTTTAAATGCTTAAAAACTCTTGCTAAACGTCTAATCTTAAAAATTCTGAATAGCCTAAAAATAGAATAATACGGAATAATTGAGATTAAATCAGGAATATTGCTTTCAATAAAATCTAATTTATTGTCTGAATTTGTAAAACGTATAAAATAATCCACTGCAAAAATTAAATAAATTGATACATCAATAAATTCCAGGATTGGATTATTAAAAATGCTAATATCGCCATGTAAATCTAAAAGTGTAGTGACAAAGCTGTATAATGCCAAGAAAATAAAAATAACTTGATAACTCATACGGAATCTTTTGTTTTTATGTAATTTTTCAATTTTCTTTTTCATAAAAACTCCTGTTTTATTTAATAACTTTTCTGTATGTTACTAATAACGGATTCCAGACACTTGCATTTGTTGGGGAATATGCAAAGTCAATTTCTATGAATTTTTCAATAGGTGTTTCAAGAGCAATAACGATAGCCATTTGATCTATAAATTGTGCTACTGCTTCTTTTCCGACCATTGCTCCGCCAAGAACAATTTTTTTATCTTTATCGTAAATAATTTCAGCACTTGCAGGAACAGAATCTTCAAAGCCAGAATTTTTATACATTGCTTTCATTGAAACTACATCGGCATTGTATCCTAATTGCAGAGCTTCTTTTAGAGAAAGTCCAGTTTGTGCCAGTTTTACATCATAAAATGAAGTTGCAAAAGAACGGATTAACCCTTTCCAGCTCACATCTTTTCCAGATAAGTGTTTTGCAAGGAACATTCCATGCTTGTTTGCTACATCTCCAAATGGAGCATATAAATTTCTGTCAGTTTTGTAATATTTGTTAAAAACGCAATCTCCAATTGCATATACATCTTTAATATTTGTTTCAAATTTATCATTTACAGTAATCTTTCCAGAATCAGTTTTTAATTCTTTAGGTAGAAAATCAATATTTGGAGTAATTCCAATGCTAAATAATGCAATATCAAAGTTTACAGTTTCACCATTATCCAGTTTTACTGATTTTGCTACATTATTTTCAGAAATTATTTCTGTAACTCCTGAATTTAATTTTAATTCAACATCATTATTTTCTATTTCTTTATAAATTCTTTTTTTCAAGTTTTCAGAAACATTTGGAAAAATTTGATCAGCTTTTTCAATTAGTGTAACATTTAATCCATTTTTTCTAAATGATTCAACCATTTCCAGTCCAATAAATCCAGCTCCTACAACAACTGCATTTTTTAATTTTGATTTATTTTCGTTAAGATAATCTTTTATTTTAAAGGCATTTTCTGCATGTGATAAAGTAAATACATTTTCCAAATTTTGAGAATATCCAGCAATATTTGGCACAAACGATTTTGCTCCAACAGCAATCACTAATTTGTCATAAGAAATTGTCCCGTTAATTTCATTGCCTTTTACTGTTAAAGTTTTATTTTCAAAATCTATTTTTGTAACTTCGTGATGAATTTTTACATTAATTCCACGCTTTATAAAATCTTCAGGTGTTCCGTGCAGAACATCACTTTTCTTCAATTCATCAGCAATGAAATAAGGTGTTGGACATCCAGCCCAAGCCACATAAGAGGATTTTTCAAATAAAATAACCTCATCTTCAGGATTTGCTTTTTTATATTGAGTCGAAAACATCATTCCAGCTGCTCCGCCTCCAATTACAACTATTTTCATAATATTTATTGTATGATAATTTTTTTATTACCATATACTCCTTTCAATTTTTTTTGTTTTATTATTATTTTTTATTTAA
It encodes:
- a CDS encoding FAD-dependent oxidoreductase, with product MKIVVIGGGAAGMMFSTQYKKANPEDEVILFEKSSYVAWAGCPTPYFIADELKKSDVLHGTPEDFIKRGINVKIHHEVTKIDFENKTLTVKGNEINGTISYDKLVIAVGAKSFVPNIAGYSQNLENVFTLSHAENAFKIKDYLNENKSKLKNAVVVGAGFIGLEMVESFRKNGLNVTLIEKADQIFPNVSENLKKRIYKEIENNDVELKLNSGVTEIISENNVAKSVKLDNGETVNFDIALFSIGITPNIDFLPKELKTDSGKITVNDKFETNIKDVYAIGDCVFNKYYKTDRNLYAPFGDVANKHGMFLAKHLSGKDVSWKGLIRSFATSFYDVKLAQTGLSLKEALQLGYNADVVSMKAMYKNSGFEDSVPASAEIIYDKDKKIVLGGAMVGKEAVAQFIDQMAIVIALETPIEKFIEIDFAYSPTNASVWNPLLVTYRKVIK
- a CDS encoding potassium channel family protein yields the protein MKKKIEKLHKNKRFRMSYQVIFIFLALYSFVTTLLDLHGDISIFNNPILEFIDVSIYLIFAVDYFIRFTNSDNKLDFIESNIPDLISIIPYYSIFRLFRIFKIRRLARVFKHLKLTKAYLSVKKFYKKIKKILRANGLIYLLIFAVLGIIVSALIVSYVEKLSYFNSLWWAFVTATTVGYGDVYPHTFIGRIIAIFLILIGMGTFGMITGAITSYFLNRQTDLIPDDDLDEYVLNSQNYTDTEKQEIITFIQFIRNKRKK